A window of the Thunnus albacares chromosome 15, fThuAlb1.1, whole genome shotgun sequence genome harbors these coding sequences:
- the LOC122998584 gene encoding fibrinogen alpha-1 chain-like codes for MAGCWLRSSAGGDLVNGWSPAVHCSPLAVICRGRSGRWLLPAALYLSSAGGAAVTGCSLQPSSGHWQGSLWSSAAHCSSLAVICRGRSGRWLLPAALYLSSAGGAVVIGCSLQLSSCHLQKALWSPAAHCSSLAVISRGAFWLLAAHCQPCSGHLQEALWSLAAHCSPLAVICRGCSGQWPVAGCSLQPSNCHLQEALWSLAAHCSPLAVICRGCSGQWPVAGCSLQPSNCHLQEALWSLAAHCSPLAVICRGCSGQWLVAGCSLQFSSSHWQGALWSPAAHCSSLEVISRGAFWLLAAHCQPCSGHRQGAIWSMAGRRLFTAAL; via the exons aTGGCTGGTTGCTGGCTG CGGTCATCGGCAGGGGGCGATCTGGTCAATGGCTGGTCGCcggctgttcactgcagccctctagctgTCATCTGCAG AGGGCGCTCTGGTCGCTGGCTGCTCCCTGCAGCCCTCTATTTGTCGTCGGCAGGGGGCGCTGCGGTCaccggctgctcactgcagccctctagcggtcattGGCAGGGGTCTCTGTGGTCAtcggctgctcactgcagctctcTGGCGGTCATctgcagggggcgctctggtcgctgGCTGCTCCCTGCAGCCCTCTATTTGTCATCGGCAGGGGGCGCTGTGGTCAtcggctgctcactgcagctctctagctgtcatctgcagaaggcgCTGTGGTCgccggctgctcactgcagctctcTAGCAGTCATCAGCAGGGGGGCGTTCTGGTTGCTGGCTGCTCACTGCCAGCCCTGTAGCGGTCATCTGCAGGAGGCGCTGTGGTcgctggctgctcactgcagccctctagcggtcatctGCAGGGGGTGCTCTGGTCAATGGCCGGTTGCtggctgttcactgcagccctctaacTGTCATCTGCAGGAGGCGCTGTGGTcgctggctgctcactgcagccctctagctgTCATCTGCAGGGGGTGCTCTGGTCAATGGCCGGTTGCtggctgttcactgcagccctctaacTGTCATCTGCAGGAGGCGCTGTGGTcgctggctgctcactgcagccctctagctgTCATCTGCAGGGGGTGCTCTGGTCAATGGCTGGTTGCTGGCTGTTCGCTGCAGTTCTCTAGCAGTCATTGGCAGGGGGCGCTGTGGTCaccggctgctcactgcagctctctagaggtcatcagcaggggggcATTCTGGTTGCTGGCTGCTCACTGCCAACCCTGTAGCGGTCATCGGCAGGGGGCGATCTGGTCAATGGCTGGTCGCcggctgttcactgcagccctctag